The following proteins come from a genomic window of Miscanthus floridulus cultivar M001 chromosome 2, ASM1932011v1, whole genome shotgun sequence:
- the LOC136531915 gene encoding probable calcium-binding protein CML27, with translation MENAAPAIATPSLPKKPSPSFRLRNGSLNALRLRRVFDLFDRNGDGEITLDEMASALDALGLGADRSGLEAAVGGYIPAGAAGLRFEDFESLHRALGDALFGPILEEVPEEEDDEGDMKEAFRVFDEDGDGFISAAELQAVLKKLGLPEARSLASVQEMICNVDRNCDGRVDFGEFKNMMQGITVWGA, from the coding sequence ATGGAGAACGCCGCTCCCGCCATCGCCACGCCGTCGCTGCCCAAGAAGCCCTCGCCGTCGTTCCGCCTCCGGAACGGCAGCCTCAACGCTCTGCGCCTGCGCCGCGTGTTCGACCTCTTCGAccgcaacggcgacggcgagatcACCCTCGACGAGATGGCCTCGGCGCTCGACGCGCTCGGCCTCGGCGCCGACCGCTCCGGCCTGGAGGCCGCGGTGGGCGGGTACATCCCGGCCGGCGCCGCGGGGCTCCGCTTCGAGGACTTCGAGTCCCTCCACCGCGCGCTCGGGGACGCGCTGTTCGGCCCCATCCTGGAGGAGGTGcctgaggaggaggacgacgaggggGACATGAAGGAGGCGTTCCGGGTGTTCGACGAGGACGGTGACGGCTTCATCTCGGCCGCCGAGCTGCAGGCCGTGCTCAAGAAGCTCGGCCTGCCCGAGGCTCGGAGCCTGGCCAGTGTGCAGGAGATGATCTGCAATGTCGACCGCAACTGCGACGGCCGCGTCGACTTCGGCGAATTCAAGAACATGATGCAGGGGATCACCGTGTGGGGCGCTTAG
- the LOC136531908 gene encoding protein YCF54, chloroplastic-like, producing MVAPATLALRPSAAPAPPRAALPRARAWFGPASRASPSVAASYQPRRFSGVRRAVAVDADQQGSPEPPEQEKKPKTYYFLVANAKFMLDEEEHFQEQLAEKLRNYGERDKEQDFWLVVEPKFLDRFPNITKRLKRPAVALVSTDGNWITFMKLRLDRVLQDQFDAESVEEALASNPVELKFEKPEKWTAPYPKYEFGWWEPFLPPMSSNGTA from the exons ATGGTGGCTCCAGCGACACTCGCCCTCCGCCCCAGCGCGGCCCCCGCGCCGCCTCGTGCCGCGCTGCCCCGCGCCCGGGCCTGGTTCGGGCCCGCCAGCCGCGCCTCCCCTTCCGTCGCCGCCTCCTACCAGCCGCGGCGCTTCAGTGGCGTCCGCCGCGCCGTGGCCGTCGATGCCGACCAGCAAGGCTCTCCCGAGCCTCCAGAGCAG GAGAAGAAGCCCAAGACGTATTACTTCCTGGTGGCGAACGCCAAGTTcatgctggacgaggaggagcactTCCAGGAGCAGCTCGCCGAGAAGCTGCGCAACTACGGCGAGCGCGACAAGGAGCAGGACTTCTGGCTCGTCGTGGAGCCCAAGTTCCTCGACAGGTTCCCCAACATCACCAAGCGCCTCAAGCGCCCCGCCGTCGCGCTTGTCTCCACCGACGGCAACTGGATCAC ATTCATGAAGTTAAGGCTAGACAGGGTCTTACAAGACCAGTTCGACGCAGAATCAGTTGAAGAGGCATTGGCTTCTAACCCTGTTGAGTTGAAATTTGAGAAGCCTGAGAAATGGACAGCTCCATACCCTAAATATGAGTTTGGATGGTGGGAGCCCTTCTTGCCTCCAATGTCCAGCAATGGCACGGCATAG